One Bradyrhizobium zhanjiangense DNA segment encodes these proteins:
- a CDS encoding DUF1007 family protein: MRMRALFGWLLAAAMTLAAGAASAHPHVWITATSELLYAADGSITGVRHAWTFDDMFSAYAVQGLESKTKGAYTREELGPLAQTNVESLREYAYFTFARADGKKERFQEPVDYFLDYKDTVLTLHFTLPLKAPVKPKQLVLEVFDRSFFIDFQMAKDNPVKLVGAPAGCQMKLERPNDGTASAQKLNEQTFLNGENSNFGMMFANKIAVDCP, translated from the coding sequence ATGCGTATGCGCGCCCTGTTCGGATGGCTGCTCGCCGCCGCGATGACGCTGGCAGCGGGCGCGGCGAGCGCGCATCCGCATGTCTGGATCACCGCGACCAGCGAGCTGCTCTATGCCGCCGACGGCAGCATCACCGGCGTGCGTCACGCCTGGACGTTCGACGACATGTTCTCGGCCTATGCGGTGCAGGGGCTCGAGAGCAAGACCAAGGGCGCCTATACGCGCGAGGAGCTCGGGCCGCTGGCGCAGACCAATGTCGAGTCGCTCAGGGAATACGCCTACTTCACCTTTGCGCGAGCCGACGGCAAGAAGGAGCGTTTCCAGGAGCCGGTCGACTACTTCCTTGATTACAAGGATACGGTGCTGACCCTCCACTTCACGCTGCCGCTGAAGGCCCCGGTCAAGCCCAAGCAGCTGGTGCTCGAAGTGTTCGACCGCTCCTTCTTCATCGACTTCCAGATGGCCAAGGACAATCCGGTGAAGCTGGTCGGCGCTCCCGCGGGCTGCCAGATGAAGCTCGAGCGGCCGAACGACGGCACCGCGAGCGCGCAGAAGCTCAATGAGCAGACCTTCCTGAATGGCGAAAATTCGAATTTCGGCATGATGTTCGCCAACAAGATCGCGGTGGATTGCCCTTGA
- a CDS encoding nickel/cobalt transporter: MKPQLSQFARGLLTCVAALLVVSVADAAPHDLLAQNPFGAPRPVQAAEPEASGLIGWLLSKQSEFYRQMSATIRAAKSDGSAVWTLLFISFAYGIFHAAGPGHGKAVIASYLVANRETARRGIVLSFASALMQSLVAILIVGVSAWLLNATAKTMCKAEGAIEIASYGLIGLFGLRLVWVKGGAFIRALQAAHPVPAIAGVPHDHHDHDHHHHHDAHDHHGHAHHHHDHGHAHHHGHDHVHDEHCGHSHGPTPSELAGPGGWRRGFAAILTVGIRPCSGAILVLVFALAQGLLWAGIAATFLMGLGTAITVAAIAIVAVSAKDIAARLSGARDGSGALFMRGIEFGAAGLVLLFGVGLLFGYIAAERTTCF; this comes from the coding sequence TTGAAACCGCAACTCTCCCAGTTCGCGCGCGGGCTTCTCACCTGCGTTGCCGCTCTGCTGGTCGTGTCCGTGGCCGACGCCGCGCCCCACGATCTTCTCGCGCAAAACCCGTTCGGCGCGCCGCGGCCGGTGCAGGCCGCCGAACCGGAGGCCAGCGGCCTCATCGGCTGGCTGCTGAGTAAACAGTCGGAATTCTATCGCCAGATGTCGGCGACCATCCGCGCCGCCAAGTCGGACGGATCGGCGGTGTGGACGCTGCTGTTCATCTCCTTTGCCTATGGCATCTTCCACGCCGCTGGCCCCGGCCATGGCAAGGCGGTGATCGCCTCCTATCTCGTTGCCAACCGCGAAACCGCGCGGCGCGGCATTGTGCTGTCGTTCGCTTCGGCGCTGATGCAGTCGCTGGTGGCGATCCTGATCGTCGGCGTGTCGGCCTGGCTGCTGAATGCGACCGCCAAGACCATGTGCAAGGCGGAAGGCGCGATCGAGATCGCGAGCTATGGCCTGATTGGACTGTTCGGGCTGAGGCTGGTCTGGGTCAAGGGCGGTGCGTTCATCCGCGCGCTGCAGGCCGCCCACCCGGTGCCGGCGATCGCCGGCGTGCCGCACGACCACCATGATCACGATCATCACCATCATCATGATGCCCACGACCATCATGGCCACGCTCATCACCACCACGATCACGGTCACGCCCATCACCATGGGCACGACCACGTCCATGACGAGCATTGCGGCCATTCCCATGGTCCCACCCCGAGCGAGCTCGCCGGCCCCGGCGGCTGGCGGCGCGGGTTCGCCGCGATCCTGACCGTCGGCATCCGCCCCTGCTCGGGCGCGATCCTGGTCTTGGTGTTCGCGCTGGCGCAGGGCCTGCTCTGGGCCGGCATCGCCGCGACCTTCCTGATGGGATTGGGCACCGCGATCACGGTCGCCGCGATCGCAATCGTTGCCGTCTCCGCCAAGGACATCGCCGCCCGCCTGAGCGGAGCGCGCGACGGCAGTGGCGCGTTGTTCATGCGCGGCATCGAATTCGGCGCCGCCGGCCTGGTACTGCTGTTCGGTGTCGGCCTGCTGTTCGGCTACATCGCCGCCGAACGGACGACGTGCTTTTGA
- a CDS encoding MAPEG family protein produces the protein MTLAEWCVLGALLLYLSTIASIKWIRFRTFDNSRPRDPAFYADAIAQRALGAHQNGIETFPFFAFAVLLAEYRDSPQRLIDELAALFLIVRIAYVLTYLGNRPTLRSILWSIGFAINLGIFFMPALKRFLPV, from the coding sequence ATGACACTCGCGGAATGGTGCGTCCTGGGAGCGCTGCTGCTTTATCTCTCGACGATCGCCTCGATCAAATGGATCAGGTTTCGCACGTTCGACAATTCCCGGCCGCGCGACCCCGCCTTCTATGCGGATGCCATCGCGCAGCGTGCGCTCGGTGCGCACCAGAACGGCATCGAGACCTTTCCGTTCTTCGCCTTCGCGGTGCTGCTCGCCGAATACAGGGACTCGCCGCAGCGGCTGATCGATGAGCTCGCGGCGCTGTTCCTGATCGTGCGGATCGCCTATGTGCTGACCTATCTCGGCAACCGGCCGACGCTGCGCTCGATCCTCTGGAGCATCGGCTTTGCGATCAATCTCGGGATCTTCTTCATGCCGGCCTTGAAGCGGTTTCTGCCGGTGTGA
- the hemH gene encoding ferrochelatase has translation MTSVVPVESAKPAAQSALPRVGVLLINLGTPDTADAPGVRVYLKEFLSDARVIEDQGLLWKLVLNGIILRSRPRTKALDYRKIWNNERNESPLKTITRSQADKLAVALSDRGHVVVDWAMRYGNPSIKAGIDALIAKGCERILAVPLYPQYSASTSATVCDEVFRVLARLRNQPTLRVTPPYYEDATYIEALATSIETHLASLPFKPELIVASFHGMPKSYVDKGDPYQQHCIATTEALRRRLGMDETKLLLTFQSRFGNDEWLQPYTDKTMERLAKDGVRRIAVVTPGFSADCLETLEEIAQENAEIFKHNGGEQFSAIPCLNNSEPGMDVIRALVLRELQGWI, from the coding sequence ATGACCAGCGTCGTCCCCGTCGAAAGCGCGAAACCGGCCGCCCAATCCGCCCTGCCGCGCGTCGGCGTACTCCTGATCAATCTCGGCACGCCCGACACGGCCGATGCGCCCGGCGTGCGGGTCTATCTGAAGGAGTTCCTCTCGGATGCCCGCGTCATCGAGGACCAGGGCCTGCTCTGGAAGCTGGTGCTGAACGGGATCATCCTGCGCAGCCGTCCCCGCACCAAGGCGCTGGACTACCGCAAGATCTGGAACAATGAGCGCAACGAGTCGCCGCTGAAGACCATCACGCGCTCGCAAGCCGACAAGCTCGCGGTCGCGCTGTCGGATCGCGGTCATGTGGTCGTGGACTGGGCGATGCGCTACGGCAATCCCTCGATCAAAGCGGGCATCGATGCGCTGATCGCGAAGGGCTGCGAGCGCATCCTCGCCGTGCCGCTCTATCCGCAATATTCCGCCTCGACCTCGGCGACCGTCTGCGACGAGGTGTTCCGCGTGCTCGCCCGCCTACGTAACCAGCCGACGTTGCGGGTGACGCCGCCTTATTACGAGGATGCGACCTATATCGAGGCGCTCGCGACCTCGATCGAGACGCATCTGGCGAGCCTGCCGTTCAAGCCGGAGTTGATCGTCGCCTCCTTCCACGGCATGCCGAAATCCTATGTCGACAAGGGCGATCCTTATCAGCAGCACTGTATCGCCACGACGGAGGCGCTGCGCCGCCGGCTCGGCATGGACGAGACAAAGCTGCTGCTGACCTTCCAGTCTCGTTTCGGCAATGACGAGTGGCTTCAGCCGTATACGGACAAAACCATGGAGCGTCTGGCGAAAGACGGCGTGCGCCGCATCGCGGTGGTGACGCCGGGCTTTTCCGCCGACTGCCTGGAGACGCTGGAGGAGATCGCGCAGGAGAACGCCGAGATCTTCAAGCACAATGGCGGTGAGCAGTTTTCCGCGATCCCCTGCCTCAACAATAGCGAGCCTGGCATGGACGTGATCCGCGCTCTCGTGCTGCGCGAGCTTCAGGGCTGGATTTGA
- a CDS encoding ABC transporter substrate-binding protein, with translation MNRRELLALLGMIAALPASVQAQQPDATRRLGVLSVTAAEDAIGQARSTILVEALAGHGWKERDNLRIDWRSGGGDRARIARLADELVALKPDILLAVGTPSVEELRQRTATIPIVFAVVTDPVSQGFVKNLAHPGGNVTGFTDYDGPLAGKWLEMLTQITPPVHRVFVVYNPATAPFAPLMLRTIEEAARTLHVTIEPAPVNDAGSIAALASRKDGGLLVLPDFFTMANRADLLAAIAEARVPAVFWSRTFVEEGGLMSYSTDSAEQLRRAASYIDRILKGAPAADLPVQNPTKFELTINLNTAKALGVTLPAGLLAIADDVIE, from the coding sequence ATGAATCGCCGCGAGCTCCTGGCGCTTCTTGGGATGATCGCGGCACTGCCGGCCTCAGTGCAAGCGCAGCAGCCGGATGCGACGCGCCGGCTCGGCGTGCTCTCGGTCACCGCCGCCGAGGATGCGATCGGGCAGGCGCGCAGCACCATCCTGGTCGAGGCACTCGCCGGCCATGGCTGGAAGGAGCGCGATAATCTGCGGATCGACTGGCGCAGCGGCGGCGGCGACCGGGCGCGGATTGCGCGCCTTGCGGACGAGCTGGTCGCACTCAAGCCCGACATCCTGCTCGCGGTCGGCACGCCCTCGGTGGAGGAGCTGCGCCAGCGCACCGCGACGATCCCCATCGTGTTCGCCGTCGTCACCGATCCCGTCAGTCAGGGTTTTGTCAAAAACCTCGCGCATCCCGGCGGCAACGTCACCGGCTTCACCGATTATGACGGCCCGCTCGCCGGCAAATGGCTGGAGATGCTGACGCAGATCACGCCGCCCGTCCACCGCGTCTTCGTCGTCTACAATCCCGCCACCGCGCCGTTCGCGCCCCTGATGCTGCGCACCATTGAAGAGGCGGCGCGGACACTTCACGTGACCATCGAGCCCGCGCCGGTGAACGACGCCGGCTCGATCGCCGCACTGGCCTCGCGGAAGGACGGCGGCCTCTTGGTCCTGCCGGACTTCTTCACCATGGCCAACCGCGCAGATCTGCTTGCGGCGATCGCGGAGGCGCGCGTGCCCGCGGTGTTCTGGAGCCGCACCTTCGTCGAGGAGGGCGGGCTGATGTCCTACAGCACCGACAGCGCCGAGCAGCTGCGCCGCGCCGCTTCCTATATCGATCGTATCCTCAAGGGAGCGCCGGCGGCCGATCTGCCGGTCCAGAATCCCACCAAGTTCGAGCTGACGATCAATCTGAACACGGCCAAAGCGCTTGGCGTCACGCTTCCGGCCGGCCTGCTCGCAATCGCGGACGACGTCATCGAGTGA
- a CDS encoding SPFH domain-containing protein has translation MSGFDIFAIVLVLLVIVTLVAGVKTVPQGYDWTIERFGKYTQTLSPGLNLIVPYFDRVGRKINMMEQVIDIPEQEVITKDNATVTVDGVAFYQVFDAAKASYEVANLNQAITVLTMTNIRSVMGSMDLDQVLSHRDEINERLLRVVDAAVSPWGVKVNRIEIKDIVPPADLVEAMGRQMKAERVKRADILAAEGQRQSEILRAEGAKQGQILQAEGRREAAFRDAEARERLAEAEAKATQAVSEAISKGDVAALNYFIADKYIKAFGQFAEAPNQKIIMLPVEATSMLGSLAGIGEIAKATFGESAASAAAARRPGSVPPTGGTPPAVPPRQG, from the coding sequence ATGAGCGGTTTCGATATTTTCGCGATTGTTCTGGTTTTGCTCGTCATCGTCACGCTGGTAGCCGGCGTGAAGACGGTGCCGCAGGGTTATGACTGGACCATCGAACGGTTCGGCAAATACACCCAGACCTTGAGCCCCGGGCTCAATCTGATCGTGCCCTATTTCGACCGCGTCGGGCGCAAGATCAACATGATGGAGCAGGTGATCGACATTCCCGAGCAGGAGGTGATCACCAAGGACAACGCCACCGTGACGGTGGACGGCGTCGCCTTCTACCAGGTGTTCGATGCCGCCAAGGCGAGCTACGAAGTCGCCAACCTCAACCAGGCGATCACGGTCCTGACCATGACCAACATCCGCTCCGTGATGGGCTCGATGGATCTCGACCAGGTGTTGTCGCATCGCGACGAGATCAACGAGCGCCTGCTCCGCGTCGTCGACGCCGCGGTCTCGCCCTGGGGCGTCAAGGTCAACCGCATCGAGATCAAGGACATCGTGCCGCCGGCCGATCTCGTCGAAGCCATGGGCCGGCAGATGAAGGCCGAGCGCGTCAAGCGCGCCGACATCCTCGCCGCCGAAGGCCAGCGCCAATCGGAAATCCTGCGCGCCGAGGGTGCCAAGCAGGGCCAGATCCTGCAGGCCGAGGGCCGGCGCGAGGCCGCCTTCCGCGATGCCGAGGCGCGCGAGCGTCTGGCCGAAGCCGAGGCCAAGGCGACGCAGGCGGTGTCGGAAGCCATCTCCAAGGGCGACGTTGCCGCGTTGAACTATTTCATCGCCGACAAATATATCAAGGCGTTCGGCCAGTTCGCGGAGGCGCCGAACCAGAAGATCATTATGCTGCCGGTGGAAGCCACCAGCATGCTGGGCTCGCTCGCCGGCATCGGCGAGATCGCCAAGGCGACGTTCGGCGAGAGTGCCGCGTCCGCCGCCGCCGCTCGCCGTCCCGGCTCAGTGCCGCCGACCGGCGGCACGCCGCCGGCGGTGCCCCCGCGGCAGGGGTAA
- a CDS encoding NfeD family protein, translated as MTNMFASLGTWNWLIFGFILMALEVLAPGVFLFWLGLAALLVGLISFAVAVSWQIQLVMFAVFAVATVPLWRRLARPKPDASTSPFLNKRTEALLGREFTLEKPIIDGSGTVRIGDTVWRVAGPDTPAGTRVKVVQVDGANLTVAAA; from the coding sequence ATGACCAACATGTTCGCATCGCTCGGCACCTGGAATTGGCTGATCTTCGGCTTCATCCTGATGGCACTGGAGGTGCTGGCGCCCGGCGTGTTTCTGTTTTGGCTTGGCCTCGCCGCGCTGCTGGTCGGCCTGATCTCATTCGCTGTCGCCGTGTCCTGGCAGATCCAGCTCGTGATGTTCGCGGTCTTCGCTGTCGCCACCGTACCGTTGTGGCGCCGCCTCGCCCGGCCGAAGCCGGACGCAAGCACGAGCCCGTTCCTGAACAAGCGCACCGAGGCGCTGTTAGGGCGCGAGTTCACGCTGGAGAAGCCGATCATCGACGGCAGCGGCACCGTGCGTATCGGTGACACGGTGTGGCGTGTTGCCGGCCCGGATACACCGGCGGGGACAAGGGTGAAGGTGGTGCAGGTGGACGGCGCGAATTTGACGGTGGCAGCGGCGTGA
- a CDS encoding winged helix-turn-helix transcriptional regulator — MSKQATTRSRSVRGSRTGRPIMALLDLLGRRWSLRILWELRGEPLTSRGLRSACDEASPTVLQARLTELREAGFVELGEAGGYGLTPLGRELCETFMPLHRFAERWKGSSPSPRLRGEGRGEGEPPRGRKQ, encoded by the coding sequence ATGTCGAAGCAGGCCACTACCAGATCGCGCAGCGTGCGCGGCTCGCGCACCGGGCGGCCGATCATGGCGCTGCTCGACCTCCTGGGGCGGCGCTGGAGCCTGCGGATCCTGTGGGAGTTGCGCGGCGAGCCCCTCACCTCCCGCGGCTTGCGCTCCGCCTGCGACGAAGCTTCGCCGACGGTGCTGCAGGCGCGGCTAACGGAGCTGCGCGAGGCAGGATTCGTGGAGTTGGGCGAGGCCGGAGGCTACGGGCTGACGCCGCTGGGGCGAGAATTGTGCGAGACGTTCATGCCGCTGCACCGGTTTGCGGAGAGGTGGAAAGGCTCTTCTCCCTCTCCCCGCTTGCGGGGAGAGGGTCGGGGTGAGGGGGAGCCTCCGCGCGGACGGAAGCAGTGA
- a CDS encoding carboxymuconolactone decarboxylase family protein, whose product MSQPMPRIAPLDPPYPQEIQAQFDRIMRGAPPLLLFRVMAGCARAWDKFRAGGLLDPGPLSLRQREIVIDRTCALNQCEYEWGVHVAIFAGPAKLTEDELRATVFGDATSPCWSVAEQALIAAVDALHHRAMLSDAEFAALSAHYDEAQILEIMLLCGFYRTVSYLANGLRLPLEESAARFPAPL is encoded by the coding sequence ATGTCCCAGCCGATGCCGCGTATCGCGCCGCTCGATCCGCCTTATCCCCAGGAGATCCAGGCGCAGTTCGATCGCATCATGCGCGGCGCGCCCCCGCTGCTGCTGTTCCGGGTGATGGCGGGCTGCGCTCGCGCCTGGGACAAGTTTCGCGCCGGCGGCCTGCTCGATCCCGGCCCGCTCTCGCTGCGCCAACGCGAGATCGTCATCGACCGCACCTGCGCGCTGAACCAATGCGAGTACGAATGGGGCGTGCATGTTGCGATCTTTGCGGGGCCCGCAAAGCTCACCGAGGATGAATTACGCGCGACCGTGTTCGGCGATGCGACGTCGCCGTGCTGGTCGGTGGCTGAGCAGGCGCTGATCGCGGCCGTCGACGCGCTGCATCACCGTGCGATGTTGAGTGACGCCGAGTTTGCCGCGCTGTCCGCGCATTACGATGAGGCGCAGATCCTGGAGATCATGCTGTTGTGCGGCTTCTACCGCACGGTGTCGTATCTGGCGAACGGCTTGAGGCTGCCGTTGGAGGAGAGCGCGGCGCGGTTTCCGGCACCGCTCTAA
- a CDS encoding KpsF/GutQ family sugar-phosphate isomerase, whose protein sequence is MPSSKPLMTTSSGTIPDSVESALRTLETESGGINALATALRGPLGAAFARAVDLIRNAKGRVIVTGLGKSGHMGRKIAATLASTGTPAFFVHTAEAGHGDLGMITPDDVIMALSWSGEQPEMKNLVNYSARFAIPMIAVTSNAASSLGQAADLVIELPKAREACPHNLAPTTSTLMQAAIGDAIAIALLEGRGFTALEFAHFHPGGKLGAMLKFVRDYMRTGAEIPVKPLGTKMSDAVVEMSAKGLGCVCIIDDAGAIAGIITDGDLRRHMRPDLLTATVDEIMTREPKTVPPSMLATEMIEVLNTRKITTLVVTEANKVVGIVHLHDLLRAGVA, encoded by the coding sequence ATGCCGAGTTCGAAACCGCTGATGACCACATCATCCGGCACCATCCCTGATAGCGTCGAATCCGCGCTCCGCACGCTGGAGACGGAGAGCGGCGGCATCAACGCGCTTGCCACCGCCCTGCGCGGCCCGCTGGGTGCGGCATTTGCGAGAGCGGTCGACCTGATCCGCAACGCCAAGGGCCGCGTCATCGTCACCGGGCTCGGCAAGTCAGGCCATATGGGCCGCAAGATCGCGGCGACGCTGGCCTCGACCGGCACGCCCGCCTTCTTCGTGCACACGGCCGAAGCCGGCCATGGCGATCTCGGCATGATCACGCCCGACGATGTCATCATGGCGCTGTCCTGGTCCGGCGAGCAGCCGGAGATGAAGAACCTCGTGAATTATTCGGCGCGGTTCGCGATTCCCATGATCGCGGTGACCTCGAACGCGGCGTCCTCGCTGGGACAAGCCGCCGATCTCGTGATCGAGCTGCCGAAGGCGCGCGAAGCCTGCCCGCACAATCTGGCGCCGACCACCTCGACGCTGATGCAGGCCGCGATCGGCGACGCCATCGCGATCGCGCTGCTCGAAGGCCGCGGCTTCACTGCGCTGGAGTTCGCGCATTTCCATCCCGGCGGCAAGCTCGGGGCGATGCTGAAATTCGTCCGCGACTACATGCGCACGGGCGCGGAAATTCCGGTCAAGCCGCTCGGCACCAAGATGTCGGACGCCGTGGTCGAGATGTCGGCCAAGGGGCTGGGCTGCGTCTGCATCATCGACGACGCCGGCGCCATCGCAGGCATCATCACCGACGGCGACCTGCGCCGCCACATGCGCCCCGACCTGCTGACCGCGACGGTCGACGAGATCATGACGAGGGAGCCGAAGACGGTGCCGCCCTCGATGCTCGCGACCGAGATGATCGAGGTGCTGAACACCCGCAAGATCACCACGCTGGTCGTCACCGAGGCAAACAAGGTGGTCGGCATCGTGCATCTGCACGATCTGTTGCGGGCGGGCGTGGCGTAG
- a CDS encoding outer membrane beta-barrel protein yields MGSSPGIGRSKRAHFLRAALPCLMLTAFEGAPAGAQSLTPDLFNPNRGGFASPETLPTRRTAGVPQAPSDALPTLPDPNDPRRRQQPPAAPRAGQGSTNPVPTYGLPAANGASGSGYDSLNRKRQQPKLYPGQPKPKRPVGPGSKVAPATPERTLAPPRIAPPPSETAHRTPVPPAMAGNVPGQPLRRRLKLDEDPFGAVGDYAGSFLIKGGLELSTGYDTNPARLNKPVGSPAYVVAPDLLVVSDWERHALVADLRGSFSGYTNNMPATINGFPSPSPVEVDRPDFTGHVDGRVDVTRDFKLTSQLRLRLATDNPGSPNVQAGLQKYPVYAAYGATVGFDQTFNRFQVAAGATVDRTAYTDSKLTDGSTSANTDRDFNQYGGVGRFSYDLKPGLKPFVEIQGDTRVHDQAADRNGYFRDSNGGYAKVGSSFEFSRILTGEISVGYSARNYVDPRLSQLSGFLTTGSLIWNASGLTTVKFFTDTQIAETTIPGSSGVLVRTYSAEVDHDFRRWLTAVGKFTYGTLDYQNQNRNDKTYSLESNLIYKLNRNIWIKGTLRHDILDSNVAGASSSGTVVVLGVRLQN; encoded by the coding sequence GTGGGGTCGTCTCCAGGCATCGGCCGGAGCAAACGCGCGCATTTCCTGCGCGCCGCTTTGCCGTGCCTCATGCTGACGGCCTTCGAGGGCGCGCCGGCGGGCGCCCAGAGCCTCACGCCTGACCTGTTCAATCCCAACCGCGGCGGCTTCGCCTCGCCCGAGACGCTGCCGACGCGCCGCACCGCCGGCGTGCCGCAGGCGCCATCGGATGCGCTGCCGACGCTGCCCGATCCCAACGATCCGCGCAGGCGCCAGCAGCCGCCGGCAGCTCCGCGCGCCGGCCAAGGCTCGACCAATCCGGTCCCGACCTACGGCCTGCCCGCCGCCAACGGCGCGAGCGGCTCCGGCTACGACTCGCTCAACCGCAAACGGCAGCAGCCGAAGCTCTATCCCGGACAGCCGAAGCCGAAGCGCCCGGTCGGCCCCGGCTCAAAGGTAGCGCCGGCAACGCCGGAGAGGACGCTCGCCCCGCCGCGCATCGCGCCGCCGCCGTCCGAGACCGCGCACAGGACGCCGGTGCCGCCCGCGATGGCGGGCAACGTGCCCGGCCAGCCACTGCGCCGACGCCTCAAGCTGGATGAGGATCCGTTCGGCGCGGTCGGCGACTATGCCGGCAGCTTCCTGATCAAGGGCGGGCTCGAGCTCTCGACCGGCTACGACACCAACCCCGCGCGCCTGAACAAGCCGGTCGGCTCGCCGGCCTACGTGGTCGCGCCCGATCTCCTTGTGGTGTCCGACTGGGAGCGCCACGCGCTGGTTGCCGATCTGCGCGGCTCGTTCTCGGGCTACACCAACAACATGCCGGCGACGATCAACGGTTTCCCTTCGCCGTCGCCGGTCGAGGTTGACCGCCCCGATTTCACCGGCCATGTCGACGGCCGCGTCGACGTCACCCGCGATTTCAAGCTGACCTCGCAACTCCGCCTGCGGCTCGCCACCGACAATCCCGGCAGCCCGAACGTGCAGGCCGGCCTGCAGAAATACCCTGTCTACGCCGCCTACGGCGCCACCGTCGGCTTCGACCAGACTTTCAATCGCTTCCAGGTCGCGGCCGGCGCCACCGTCGATCGCACCGCCTACACCGATTCAAAGCTCACCGACGGCTCGACCTCTGCCAATACCGATCGCGACTTCAATCAGTATGGCGGCGTGGGGCGATTCTCCTACGACCTGAAGCCGGGCCTCAAGCCGTTCGTGGAAATCCAGGGCGACACCCGCGTGCACGATCAGGCCGCCGACCGCAACGGCTACTTCCGCGATTCAAACGGCGGCTATGCCAAGGTCGGCTCGTCCTTCGAGTTCTCGCGCATCCTCACCGGCGAAATCTCGGTCGGCTATTCCGCGCGCAATTATGTCGACCCGCGTCTCAGCCAGCTCTCTGGCTTCCTCACCACGGGCTCGCTGATCTGGAATGCGAGCGGCCTCACCACGGTGAAGTTCTTCACCGACACGCAGATCGCCGAGACCACGATTCCCGGCTCTTCCGGCGTCCTGGTGCGCACCTATTCGGCCGAAGTCGACCACGACTTCCGCCGCTGGCTCACCGCCGTCGGCAAGTTCACTTACGGCACGCTCGACTACCAGAACCAGAATCGCAACGACAAGACCTACTCGCTCGAGAGCAATCTGATCTACAAGCTCAACCGCAACATCTGGATCAAGGGCACGCTGCGCCACGACATCCTGGATTCGAACGTCGCGGGGGCGAGCTCGTCGGGGACGGTGGTGGTGCTGGGGGTGAGGCTGCAGAATTAG